From the genome of Hippoglossus stenolepis isolate QCI-W04-F060 chromosome 13, HSTE1.2, whole genome shotgun sequence:
agaaataaaaatgttatctgacaaaatgtgtttatcGCTCCAGGACTGGTTTGGATGCTGCCGTGGAACGAGACACTAGTTCACCGTAACACAAACTCCAGCAATGACCTGAGTAAACGTTGTCATGACAACCACtgtttggagtctgtgcagaatGGTTCTCATGCAAATAGACACAAGACGTTGCCGGCAGGAGACGCTCAACCAGGCTCCGCAGCTCTAGGCAAGCACCAAGGTGGTCTCCGGTGGAGCGaggtgtctctgctgcagcccgTTTGGAGACAGCTGTCGTCAGTGGGCTCCAGGATAAAAATGGTAGCCTCTTCTGACATGTGGGACCTCTTTCTGGTGCGTCTTCTGATGGGCATAGCGATCATGCTTTACTACAGTAACTTCTCTCTGGCCATGGAGGAGCGTTTCTCGCTCAAACCAAAGATGACGGGTTACCTGATCAGCTACAGCAGCACCTTGGGGGCCTTGGCCGGGTTCCTGGTGGGGCCTGTCACGCAGCTCTACAGGAACAACATGGCCGCTATGCTGCTTCACTCCACAATGCTCACCTGCTCACTTATCTTCCTGTATTCTGCCGCACCCAACGTTTGGCAGGTGGTTCTTTCCTCCACCTTCTTCGCCATTTCCACCACCATTGGACGGACGTGTATCACAgacctggagctgcagaggggaGGGGTCCAGGCCAGCGGGACTCTGATTGGTGCGGGGCAGTCGGTTACAGCTGTCGGCCGCGTCTTGGCTCCCCTCCTTTCGGGTCTCGCTCAGGAGTTCAGCCCCTGTGGTCCCCCGAGTCTGGGAGTGGTCCTGGCTCTAGCAGCTGTAGGTTTACTGCTTATCAGGATCCCTGAGTGGGACGGGAGAGGAATGACCAAAACAGCCAAACTGAGTAACTGAATAAATAAGTATGACGAAAAAAAGGCACATTCACCCTTCAAAGAAGTGCACTTATTTGTGAGAGGCCAGTTGTGAAGGACTAGAAGTGGGATCAATGTGTCCCACTCAAGGATTTCTGGGTCAAGAAGTTCGTCACCACCAGCAGTGCAGTCCTTCTTTAGGGAGAAAGGATTCACAATTCAAGAGGCCTGAAAATGTTATCTGCTTTGATCAGACAGAAACATACAACAGGGCCTTTGATTTTTACTATATGTTTGTAACCACTACCTTGTCCAAAATCCCTCAAGTTTGTAGGTCTGCTGATGAAACATCAAACACCTAAAGAACTTTTACCTTTTAACCAAATTATACAGACTCGTAAATATCAATTTCCTAGACTCGCCTGATTATTTTTTCAAgatcaatttttttcttttaaaaaaaaatcatattttgttttaaaaggtttttaactGACACATcttgcatccttccaccaagtttactggcAATCCGTCCATTGatcctgctaaaaaacaaacaaacaaacacagatgaaaacacagcctccttggtggaggttaacAACATGATAGATCACTTTGTTGTACTTTAGGAGTCGCCAAGTtggttttacacattttaccTCTTTCTTCTAATGCACTGCAACTTAAATGGTTCCCATGGTGGTATATGAACAAATGTTTGTTCTAGTCTTTGACTTTCGTATTGGAGATTTGTATCTTTATAGTAGGATACGTTCAAATGGACATGTGAAGAACTAAGTTCAGTTTCAACTCAGTTCCAGGCACCACTATACTATAAGAAGAAAAATGGTGTAAGCTCTTGTTTATAAAGAAGACACAAAATCTTGTAAGAACAAACCAGATTCAAGccaaaaaaagtaaatgaataaaatgtgttttctatgtttgaGTCAATTGTTTTGAATTCTACGTGAAACATTAAAGGAGATATATAAtcctttttcagtttctttcatcactgttatatagttttttgtgtgtaacagGTCTggaaagttaaaaagcccaaagtctgcagtaaagggagaaaacacagctcctgaagctcctgaaacacttCGTCAGTAGTGCGACCGCACCATCGTGATGTCACAATTCCCTACATTTGCATAACGCACGCCTAGCAGCTAGTCTGGAACGCCTCCTAACAAAGCCCCAATTCAAGTGTGGAGGCCGACATGTCCTACACGGACTGGAaacagttgaccaatcacaacagagtgggccagttggccaatcagagcagactgggctttagCAGGAGGGGGGcgttaaagagacaggagcaaAAATAGCATTTTTCAGACAtaggctgaaaggaggagctgcagcgatggacagtaTGAGGAGTGTGATGTGTTTTCGGGACATTAGAGCGTGTAAACTTTTTCAAGCAATGACCCAAACGAAAATGATCAACTTGAAtaagcataatatgtctcctttaaaagtAAATGCTGCTTGTGTACTTATTACTATTCAACTGTGTCATGCAGACTGTCCACACTTCCCAgttcctttttctcttctgttgGTGCCGTTCACATTTCTTAGATCATATTCATGATTTGACCAGAATGAAAAGTTTattacagaagaagaaaatggttACAACGTGTAATCAGATTTGTGGATCCATGAGTGCAACAGACACCAAGTTACTCCTAAGAGTACTTTGTGCTACACAGCAATAAAATGTGTATCTTCAATCATGCAACTGTTAATGACAccagacatttaaaatacaaaaagactAATATTTACAAAGAACAGAGAAATAATTagtcacaataaaacagtttaAGTTACAATCGcctttaaacattaaaaaacaaaatcctacAGGAAGATAAGAAGTATTTAAAAGTCACTTGTTGAAATATGACTCACTGTTCACAGTTCACACACAGTCCCTTCACTATAGTGCACTGTGCCGCTGATGTGCCTCTGACTTTTGTCCATTCTGGCTCATTTTGAAGGGCGGTTCTCCTCCATTAAGACATGAATGAATCTCCACCATTAACTTACTGGGCCTTTACACACCATGAACACACAGTTATATGTAGATTCCCTCGAGCTGCTTGGGAACATGACACTCAGTCTGTGGCAGTCCAGCTGCCGCTGAAAGCCCAGGAACATTTTTACTTCTTCGGATTCCACTGAGGCCGCCTGAGCAGAGGGTTTTGTGTCGTCGAGTTGTCTCTGGGTTCAGCCGCCCaggctggaggtggagaggaaggctgctgctgctcctcctcctcttctgcttcctGATGCACATTTCTAAAGTCATCAGCTGAGCTGTTGTTATTGTCAGCAGAAGCGCTGAAGTGACGGCGAGGAGCGGGCACATGGGAATCACTGTAGGAGGAGTTTGTCCTTGACATACCACGCCCCGTCCTGCCGCTCTCACCTCTGCCTTCATTTAGAACTTCAACAGAGGAAACTTCTTTTAGGGTGTCCAGCCTTCGTAGAGGCATCAtggctctggaggaggagcGTGCAGGCTGGCTAAACCGAGAGCGTCGGGAGGGGTAGGCCACTTCTGACATGGTCTCCTGATCGTCTgagagaaaagacattttttttatgatttagtTCTCTGAATCATCCCATCACTACATACTGTGTTTTACACAGCTCTGTAAAAGAGGAAGTGCATGTGGGCAGAGAGTGTTACCATAAACCTGTAAATGTCATTGATCTGCTGGTGGCTCAATCATTATAAACTTCTTCAGGATTTTGTTTACCATATTCAGACATTACTGTATAAgccactatatattatttatataatgtatattgtatattacacattatatctgtacaggagaatagtgcctgtctaattccagagatactcccttctctctctaagcagaacccaaggtcaggttatagataaaggccAAACAACAgtgcattgtagtgtctacgttgagggacttCCATATCTATCTCAGAtgagccagacagagaggcaccaacttcaactttCACCAACTTCAACtgttttgcgtatttcaccagtggcaagacgtaaggacacaatgtgatttaggaatgcatactttaggcttaactatccaataggatgcgaacacctacatgtaacatagagagtgacagcaattctagccattcatggatgtgctgttagaatgggtgacacaagtagaggaagatatactgggatgctgtgggagacatcttcagacttgggggtgatAATTGCTCATGTaactctgttagcgtttgtatattgttccaccttctgttcgccttgatgcatcaagtctacattaaaaactattgcataagacatcagctgctgcctgagttctcctttcaccagcttccaggaaacttccatAACAAACTCAGGCTGTGGAGCCAAACAGTTTTCAAACCaactgaatttaatttgaaaaacaaaaggctaAATAAGAGGCTGAATTTGGGGGAAATGTGAGGGAAATAATCCACAGGACAATAATTACATTTGATGCCATGCTGCCGACATCTATCCACAGCTAAAGAGCTTAATGCTAATATGCAAgtttaataaacataataacTTACTAATGTTTATCAACATACTTACATGCTTTGGGATGCTAACATTTGCTCTGAAAGGAACAATATCTgatatttcaagaataaagtcataaactAATGAGAATTTTCTTTTACGAGAGACTTACTCTCACATTGACATTATTCACgaaatattataattttatttccTCAGTATTGCTATAATAATCCGTCATATAAACCAATATGTTGGACAAATCTCTGAACTACACATGTTAAACTCATGGTGGCGTGAGAGGAAAAGTCACTGGATCAAGTTTTCTCCTAATTAATGTGTGCACATattttcatggtaatctgtccacTAGTTGTTGAGCTAATTCAGGTGTCAGACTGACTGACCCAAGTGAATCttgaattttaaatattttatcacaGAGAATACcgtattttaaattttatttatttgtttccaaCCTTCAATctaataaaaggaaaataaataggGGAATCTGGATATTAGGGTTATACAGTTGGTTTAAGAAGCTTTACCTGTAAAGCTCACTCTCTCCGGAGGAAATAACTTGGAGTCCAGACTCTTCCCGGCAGGAAGGGAGAAATACTTCTGAGACTTGGTCCCCGCCTGAGAATGAAAAAACAGATTAGAGAAGAAGACGCAAAAAGGAGAATAATGAACAAGGCATGGGataaaaactgtgaaactaCTTTAATCTTAGTGTTGTCAAGAGTTAATTTACCTGCTTCTTATGAGGTtcaatcttatcttatctactTTTAACTGAGAGATTGAGAACATGTGTAGAAAGACTCAGGTCAGTATCAAACACAGTAACAGAGCTTCTTTCTTACCGATGACTGAAAGCTGCCGGGTCGGAGGCTGCGACGGATGGTGGTGTGGCGTCTGATCAGTATCTCTCTGGCGTGGGTATCATTGGGCAGGGTGTGCTTACCCGTGTACGCCGTCgtctgaatgaaaacaacacaaagaggtACAACGTTAAACACATCACAGGCCTCTAATGGATATATCAACAATTGTgccatttttttatgttgatcTGTGATAAACGTACAAGTCTACAAGCGACCACAGTAAAGGTGAGTAACACATCCTGACAGACAATAAATGTGGAGACAAACAGTGGAGATGCTTTTACAGGAGACCGCATTCTTTAAAGATCGGATTACTCAACCAAAACTGGCCACACCTGTTTTGGCCGCGAGGGTCTGTGTCTCTGCAAACTGCGATTACTTGTCACTGTCAACACAGTTCTTATTATAAAgacttaaaacaaacacaaacgccTTTCTAACACTCTAAAGCAGCCACACTTCTTTAGAGAAAGGTTTCATGGCAACAAAAGGAGCTCAGCGTGGTCAGAGAATAGGAAACAATTCACAATCCTGTTCAGATCACAATAACTCAAAACCTCTAACGTGATAGGCTAAGAAAAGCGAGTAGTTTCTCTCACGAGCTGCTCAGGATGCAAAGAACCGCTCccgtaaaaacaaacaaacatcacagactGAAGTGACTCAGAGATTGTGTGAGAGCGACTCGGAAAGAGGGGCCATTAAGATAATCAGACCAGTCGTCTACCCCAGAACAGAAGACACATGCTCTCCATTTATCTGCACATCAAAGTGTCTCTCAGAGCCTCTCCGGTGATGTCATGTCACTAATGGAAAAGTCCTGCCGGCCACACGGTCTGTGGTCATGCAAAACAGCAGCCCGTTTCAGTGTGTGGAGGAATCACACTGGAGAAAGGAGAGCGCCGCCCAAATCCTACGATCGGTATGAAAATGATGCTTTACTGATTACAGACGGATTTATCCAACAAACACGGACAACAGaatattaagtaaaaaaaaaaaaatctctatgtaaaatttaaatttaacatcCTATTCATGTAAAAACCAAAGGGGCACTGATTTGGACAAAGAGCTGCAGTGCTCATGAGTTCATTTTAAAAGTTGGATAAATTTTTAGCAACTATAGTGTGAGTATATCATTTTATAGCTGTTCAAGGTGGAACTGGTTTATTTAATTAGTGATTCCTAACCTTGAGAAGTTTAGAGCTAAGGGGGGAAACGTCTCTCTGCTCAACTCATGTGAAAATGCAGTGACGCTGAATTATTaagttttaaaacatgtattttactcaagtaaaatacCTATACTTCAATATTGTACTTTAAGTGCAGCACTTGAGTAAATGTCCTTCATCACTTTCCACCAAAGTGGTGCATCAACTCACCCGTTGCCTGATCTTGTACATGTTCTTGGACAGCATGTCATGCATGCTCTTCAGATCGGCAGCCAGGAACCTCTTCTTTGGTTTAGCAGAGGTTTTCTTATCCTCACTAAAAATCAGACAGAAGTATGTATATTAAGTAATAATAAGGAGGTGATGAGATAGTCATACTAGCACAGAGGCATGATGAAGGTTTCATACTAGAGCGAGACGATGGACGGAGCCGCACTGATGTCGCCCGACACCGTGTCCAGGATCTCCATGGCGTTCTGCAGCTCCAGCTTCTTGTACAGCGCCACAATACTGGACTCGGCGCGGCTGTCTCTGATCAGGATCTTACGCAGGATTCGATTGTTGAATTTCATGAACCTGAAAATGAGATTGAGATTGAGATCGAGTTGCACGTCACACGAAGAGTGCCTGAGCTGTAAccttttacatatatatatagatagatactttCATTGGGTAGAAAATAATTCAAGTTAAAGacatatatttaatatctggtggcattttttttttttttaagtgcaaCTTTAGTGAAATTTTGTAGCTAATGCTGAGCTTTGTAccttttgtttggtttcttcATGCTTCATTTTGCGTACAGCAGAAGTAAACATAGTGCTCTAGTTTATGACACTAAACTTCCCTGTCGAGGATCAGATGAACGTATTTAGAATTTTTGCAGATTTAACATTAGAGTCACTGGTGTAAAGTTCCATGACTGTGAACAATATGGATCTGAAGTCCCTGAGACACTAGTTGGTAAACCAGGTTCATTTTAAAGTCTAAATGTGACATGTCACAGCTCAGAGGCAGTCCTACTTTCTGACTCTTCTGTAGGTCACTGGGCTTTTCACGCCGTTTTCACTACTTAAACTTTAAATCTACACTCTGAGACTTGATGAACCAGTCTCACGGGACAAACATGAAAAGTGAGTCAAcatagaggaggagaaggacaactggagagagaaaagggggcaTGGGATAAAGGGAGAGGTGGAAACagtggaagaaagaaagatggtgTCTGATGTCCCGTatagaaaaatctgaaaaatctaTCAATCTATTCCGTGTTGCAGTAGTATTTAGtatataaataatgttgaaTACCTATACCTATACGGGTGTGGATGAGCCCACTTTAAAAGTATAGTAACACAATAAACTATTGATTATAATCagaaaatttaaaatgtgaaaatgtaaagaaagtaAATATAGATTACTGGACTAGAGAATTTACTTGTAAGAATATAATGCAACTGACTAAATGTTTTATCAAAGGAGGATTAATGAGGTCAATGATAGaagtatttaattttaaaataaatgtacaaactGATCCTACAGCATTTCATAAAATTACTTTCTGAACATGTATAGAATAGTTCAATATATTCATCTTTGTATTTGAACAGACTAATGTTGCTGCAGTTAATTAAAGGaactgaaataattaaaataatgaaatgtcagaaaataatgcAATAATGCAAATTCAAGTTATATTTGACGTAGTTGACCATGTTGGAATCATTTAGACACAATGAGAAACTGGGGGAACACATTACCAAGCTTTAGGAAGAAAAACATGGCGGAAGCTGAACACGACACCAGTGTCTGAAAAGCTTTCAAGGTTCCCACACGGTCCCAGTGTGAACAATGGCTTTGTCAAACAAAATCACAATGAGGGAAACTGAAAGCAGGTAAACTAAGACTGTCACCTCTCCTCCAGTTTCCCTGCAGATTATTTCTCTTTGGTTTTATTCGCATGAAGCAGTAAAGCAGCGAGTTAAAGATGAAGTGAGTAACGTGTACATTTTGTCTGTAACACCAAATAAGGAATATAATGACATTTTGTTGAGCAGAAACAAGAGAAGTTCTTACTTGTCCTTCCAGTAGAAGTGGCTCCACTGTCCACAGAGGTCCTCTATGCCTGCCATAGTGTGGTCCATGAGCTGAGAGCAAAACCAGAGCTGTTAACACTGTGTGCAAAGATATTATGTCCACGACATGTGCAATGATCACGAGCTGCGTCTCACCCTGCAGTGGATCTCTGCGTTGATGGTGTCAAGATTGCGGTTGGTTCTGCGGACATTGATGAACTCAATTAGAGGACGGATACTGATGCCCtgtggagaagagaaaaagagattcaGCAGAACCCAGAAAAGAGACTAGAAATCCCAACCGACCGTCACACCACTGGACATCACGTATTTAACGACCTTCACATATTGGAGTGCGTATCTCTGTGAAGGCTAAGCGAAAATTAGATCTGCTCCAAGTTTAATGGGTTCCACCACAACATTTCATAGAAATagattcagtagtttttgcttaatcctgctaactaacaaacaaatgccaatgaaaaacatttaaattcaggagagccagatttttatttgaatctgcctattattatttatcagtcCAATAAACACGCCTgactttttttccatcaagatccatgaattattctctgagaaatctaagaaaatatatatattttaaatccctatttcgcaatgttaaagaaagtcattttttaaatcctagATTCGCCCCCTTATCCAGATCCACATCAAAATTTCATTGAAATCCGATGAGTAGAAAATCATGAAACAGGCCACCAGTCTGTTTCAAGCAAACATCATTCAAACATAAGACAAATGTCTAAACATTTGCGGGAAACTTACAAGCACAAAGTCTCACCTGaataaacacagtgaagagGATGACGGTGATGGTGGCCGTGACGAAGAGCGGCTTGCGGCCGATGCTATCAGGAAGAGTGAAAGCCAGGGCGAATGAAATTGCACCTCGCAGGCCACCGTAGGCCAAACCAAACTGATCTTTCGTGTTGAATGGGATGGTGCGGAAAGGGTTGATGATCTGAGTCAGCACCAAGATACCTGGGAGGGAAGAACGGGTGAAACAATATGTcaagagattttcttttcagttgtATTGTCAGCTAATTTAAAGCTGCGCTAATCGATATTTTATATCAACATCAGATCTGTCGCTGTGTAAAATTTAGCAGCATTTCACCAATATTTTCCTTGGTAGTTGGTGGAGACCGAAACAGAGATAGATGTCGAGTGAATTCTGGGCCTTAGATAAACTAAACGCATTAACAACCACAAACAGATaatacatgtgttgtgtttacagcttgttctgCTGCCCCAAGTGTTCAAAAGCACTTAAAGCTGCTTTAAGTGAAACTGTTTTGATGCCTCCTCTGGTTCGAAGTTTTCAAGTCAGTTTCACCTGTTGACCACACCCAGCATCACCAGTGGGTGTGGTCACCAGTGTGCATTGGTGTGGTGATAAACACACTCACCCGAATGCATAATGTGCATTCTTGATGTTTGATGAACCAGCTCCGTCATAAATCACTTTTATAGACGATATTTTAATTATGCATCGCTTACATCCGGGTATCCTTACAAGTGGATTTCTGCTCCCTTGTCTTTGTCGACACAAACCTTAGGTTTTACCACCACCAATTCTTTACTTTTGATACAAAGGTAAAGAGGGAAAGTGGAAGGATGTGACTTTGTGCCGCCAATGTGCTCGTGTGCAAACAGAACGCTGCTTCATCGTACCCCTGAACTCTAACATGACACTGATACTATCTGCTTACCCAGACCTCTCCAAACGAAGGCAAACAGCAGCGTGAACATGATGTAGCCCCAGTTCCACTCGTGTTCTGTTGTTATCGTGACAACCCcgagaaagaagaagatgagggtCTCGGCGATGGAGCCAAGCATCTTGACCACGTGGCGAATGGTTGTGCAGGAACGCTGGGAAACATTTTCCTCCACGTAGTATTTCATGGTGAGGGCACAGGTAACaatgctgcaggaaaacataCATTCGGCTGTTACTTTTGCCATATTCCTGCAGAACAGTGAAATATTAGTTTTCAAATCTACTCACGCCATGATGGATGAGATAGCGAAGAGCTCGGCCACCAAATAGGCCAGGTAGCTGTACATGAATATGAAGAGTGGCTCGATTTCTCGGACCTTGGAGGTGAATCTCGTGGTGAAGGCGGCCACGAAGCCGAACAGAATGCCAAAGCCCATCCCACCAAGCCCGACCACGAAGAACCTCGCCATGCCGAGGAACACGTCCACTGGCTCCACCGTTGGCATGTCCGCCACAAAGCTGAACATGTTGTACAACACCTGAAAACGCGTGCACACATTCgttcacattcatacacaaGCACATGAAACGCTGATGAAATCACACTCTTTTAATGCACAGCTTTGAATGCATGCACGTGGACAAataacccccacacacacacatcccagtCAGAGGTCATGGGTGGTGTCAGGGGCTGCGGCGTCTAATAACACTGCTCCAGATAAGAGtgatttattgaaatatttactCTGCACTGTTTGCAATTTGATAATCTCATTTCACCGAGTGCAGTGAATGACTCATGGAAAGGAGCATTGGGTTTTGTTCCTTTTCCTCCCGTCCTGCGTTTACGGTGCATGAAGTCTTTTTAGCTTATATCTTAAAGTTAGTGTTAAAGTTGGTGATGTTACTGGTTGCATACAATATGTCTGACTGCACACATcgattacattttttaacacaGTCGAAGAAAATTTGACATTTGTATACtggaaataaagtgaaaagttAAGTCAGAGACAGTACAGAAAACATATGGcacaaataaagagaaaatctgGTGATATTCTGTATTTTCCTTATTATCCATGAATTCCATTTAAGAAATAGTATGATTGATTCTCCTTACAAGTGTTGAAAGTTTAACCAAGGCCTGATAATTACTCTGTGCCACAGTCTGTTGAGACACATTCCTTCATTACCATGAACATTAGCAATGTAgattattttctgtgatttcctaacacactgtcctgctgctgtaaaaactCACCAATGCACCAAATCTGCAGCTTAATGTCGTCCAACAGTGAAAGCACCGTTTACACTTGTTGCATGgacttcatttattcattaatttgattggatttttcctttcttcctctatGTACTCGGGTCCACCTCCATAGTATATCCATGTCCATGTATCGAGCCTTTCAAAAactaaattctttttttatatttgatgaaCATGGCAAAAATAGTTTGTGGTGGTTCTTTGGGACTTCCTCTTTCATCATACACGAAAGACTGAACAGGAAACTGGCGTGAAATATTTTGTTATCATCTATTGTGTTATGTAAGAAGGAAACAGTTTTCTTTGGGTATCGATGGCTGATTTACATTAGATTAAACTGGCCCTCTCATTAAAGGGTAAAGCTGGAAACACTGACCATCTGTAACAGTGTGATCCCAGGTTTTTATACCCTCCATTTTATTATCTGACACTAGATGTCCAGGGGATCAGTGTGCCTGTCTGTATTCATTTTGTGTAAGGAGCTAAAACTAAAAAATTGTATTCTTTTCCTGTTGAGTTTGACGTAGCCAAATTAAGAGCAGGTTTTAAATGGAGTTTTGTGGGTGCCAGGGAGATGTGTCATCCCCTGATGACGCCTCTACAACTATCACCACATCGGTGACAGCATCTCCTATTAATCAGAAGTGTTTGTGCTTTTGTCAAATATTACATCTTGTTTGATTGGtgtcattttgaaaaaaacagaaaacctctGTACAGGCCGTGTCTGGACTCTCCCAGTCTCCTGGGTAAATGTTTGTCTTCACTGTCTGCACCAGCACTGCCACTGTGTACTAAACAAAAGGGTCACCACACCAAAGCTAAGAGCAGGTTAATGTAGGTTCTGTGGGGGGGAGAAACTCCAGCATGAGCTCACTGcagtcaaagtgtgtgtgtgtgtgtgtgtgtgtgtgtgtgtgtgtgtgtgtgtgtgtgtgtgtgtgtgtgtgtgtgtgtgtgtgtgtgtgtgtgtgtgtgtgtgtgttcgttaTCTCCTCCCATAACCAAATGAACCACTTACTTCAGAAACAGGTTTTGCAGCAGCTAAGGGAACAGTGACACAGTCTTCCAAACGGTTCATTTCTCTGACAACATTCCCTCACTTCCAGTTTTGAATCATTTATCAGTGTGTTGCCCGTGCACAGACTTAAACCCAGAAATAAGAGAGAGTGTAACAAACTGTACAGTACCTTGTGAAACCTGAGCTGAGCCTTTAGTGTTAAagaacaggaacatttcagacAACACAATAGTGAATTTGTTGTTTCATGTATTAGTATTCATGAAAGTCAAGGTGCCAAACAGGTCCTGACACGGTCGGTAGAGTTATAATGATCTCCATAATAAACTACATGCGtgtgatgtttttcttgttaaaataaaaagattagaCAAAACGTATATCCCCTTTGTCGGACTGATATTGATCAGCaattgtggggtttttttggtCAGTAACATGTGGCCCACCATCCTGAACCATTAACAAATAGAGAACAGCTGATGGTACCTTCCAATGTATGTTTTCATAACAAGCAGCTGTCAGGCCTCtgttgaaaaagagaaaactgggTGCTGAAGGCTGATTTCAAATCTTAGTTAGTCCTATTTTTAAACGTTTTCATGCTTCAAAAATTCTCCAAGAAGTTAGATTACCGTAGCTATATGCTGATTATATGAAGTGCTTTCATCAAAC
Proteins encoded in this window:
- the slc9a2 gene encoding sodium/hydrogen exchanger 2 — translated: MDSTISTFRGALLVVFTASCLLHGSRGEIPPQPTGGGTLLPPVKPEAPQAYPDAEKSNLPVFTMDYPRIQIPFEITMWVLLASFAKIGFHVYHKITIWVPESCLLISIGLIVGAIMHSVNEEPPAVLSSNVFFLYMLPPIVLDSGYFMPTRPFFENIGTVLWFAVVGTLWNSIGIGMSLFAICQIEAFGVQDLNLQENLLFATIISAVDPVAVLSVFEDVSVNEQLYIVVFGECLFNDAVTVVLYNMFSFVADMPTVEPVDVFLGMARFFVVGLGGMGFGILFGFVAAFTTRFTSKVREIEPLFIFMYSYLAYLVAELFAISSIMAIVTCALTMKYYVEENVSQRSCTTIRHVVKMLGSIAETLIFFFLGVVTITTEHEWNWGYIMFTLLFAFVWRGLGILVLTQIINPFRTIPFNTKDQFGLAYGGLRGAISFALAFTLPDSIGRKPLFVTATITVILFTVFIQGISIRPLIEFINVRRTNRNLDTINAEIHCRLMDHTMAGIEDLCGQWSHFYWKDKFMKFNNRILRKILIRDSRAESSIVALYKKLELQNAMEILDTVSGDISAAPSIVSLYEDKKTSAKPKKRFLAADLKSMHDMLSKNMYKIRQRTTAYTGKHTLPNDTHAREILIRRHTTIRRSLRPGSFQSSAGTKSQKYFSLPAGKSLDSKLFPPERVSFTDDQETMSEVAYPSRRSRFSQPARSSSRAMMPLRRLDTLKEVSSVEVLNEGRGESGRTGRGMSRTNSSYSDSHVPAPRRHFSASADNNNSSADDFRNVHQEAEEEEEQQQPSSPPPAWAAEPRDNSTTQNPLLRRPQWNPKK
- the mfsd9 gene encoding major facilitator superfamily domain-containing protein 9; the protein is MSDLTCSSSCLKPAGTTRIQRCICVVGFLDLFGVSMIIPLLSHHVKALGAGPTVAGLVVSTYGILQFFSSTIVGSWSDVVGRRYSLLTCLLLSALGYGLLGMSTSIPLFVLARIPVGLFKHSLSICRALLSDLVSESERPLVMGHFNAASSVGFILGPMVGGYLTEHEGGFYTSSFTCATIFLMNAGLVWMLPWNETLVHRNTNSSNDLSKRCHDNHCLESVQNGSHANRHKTLPAGDAQPGSAALGKHQGGLRWSEVSLLQPVWRQLSSVGSRIKMVASSDMWDLFLVRLLMGIAIMLYYSNFSLAMEERFSLKPKMTGYLISYSSTLGALAGFLVGPVTQLYRNNMAAMLLHSTMLTCSLIFLYSAAPNVWQVVLSSTFFAISTTIGRTCITDLELQRGGVQASGTLIGAGQSVTAVGRVLAPLLSGLAQEFSPCGPPSLGVVLALAAVGLLLIRIPEWDGRGMTKTAKLSN